A window of the Gossypium hirsutum isolate 1008001.06 chromosome A03, Gossypium_hirsutum_v2.1, whole genome shotgun sequence genome harbors these coding sequences:
- the LOC107886644 gene encoding uncharacterized protein — MEKLWVLNFEPTIHFTISFLKKKLKSSERGEERSPPAQASGHWAARAHAPPYTAVGRLKAFVFLGESQVPARNPAMTIHWREFRPGVEVLAAPRASETLGLLSFVNKLGHLGLVYFGRHLVYSMGLGVIGHRVI; from the exons ATGGAGAAACTGTGGGTTTTAAATTTTGAG CCCACAATTCATTTTACAatcagttttttaaaaaaaaaattgaaatcctCTGAAAGAGGAGAAGAGAGGAGCCCTCCAGCTCAGGCCTCCGGCCACTGGGCTGCACGCGCACACGCGCCGCCGTACACGGCCGTTGGAAGGCTAAAAGCCTTCGTTTTTCTTGGCGAATCGCAG GTACCAGCGAGGAATCCGGCGATGACGATTCACTGGCGCGAGTTCAGGCCTGGTGTCGAGGTGCTTGCGGCGCCTAGGGCTTCAGAAACCCTAGGCCTTCTGTCTTTtgttaacaaattgggccacttgggCCTTGTGTATTTTGGGCGGCATTTGGTCTATAGTATGGGCTTGGGTGTAATTGGGCACCGGGTAATTTAG